In one window of Rhodoglobus vestalii DNA:
- a CDS encoding DNA polymerase, with translation MSRLTRAALPALSAWLTEKRPLGFSLTQTQIAVAASDGTSWVSNLGHDEFSREILTMLGNSGRRIWSEMAGRAAIRLARTLNLEVGELDWMSDVTTARNVVYPGVPFTPNNRGAALNAVAAARFMVGLTADAPLPTRDAVLSSCAQEKLWRPRQARGWRVDVALLERELAAATTAQARARAELGFDMTDTSTASGSAAIHEWLARVGIAVVDRNNNPSLVRDNYDKTVIPKTPEAAQAWATFRRVRSIASRIGKLREIKAALRGDRIFSTVFIRSTRTGRGTVVKPALQNINRDLRPLLIADEGRVLCSLDFEQVEPRVLAALAGDTAMAAALEAGDIYAELAKTINGPACLDAEGIVTAEARAQAKAALLGILYGKGIPAIASSLGVDRTRAKWIIDSMWDAYPGLRQYVDGLRADMIAGTPDLTPDGRPLPRVKELHVILNHRIQSSAADVFYQAIARVAAHIPTDYLFLGIHDELVLSVPAGRTEFAKRALAEMNTVFHGIPIRGQAVELGIAWKK, from the coding sequence ATGAGCCGCCTGACGCGCGCGGCACTTCCCGCGCTCTCTGCATGGCTGACCGAGAAACGCCCTCTCGGGTTTAGCCTCACGCAGACGCAGATCGCTGTGGCGGCATCCGATGGAACCAGTTGGGTGTCGAATCTCGGACACGACGAGTTCTCCCGAGAAATCCTGACCATGCTCGGCAACTCCGGCCGGCGAATCTGGTCTGAGATGGCTGGCCGTGCGGCAATTCGGCTAGCTCGAACCCTCAACCTAGAGGTCGGGGAACTCGATTGGATGTCCGATGTGACTACCGCACGCAATGTCGTCTACCCAGGGGTCCCCTTCACACCAAACAACCGTGGCGCCGCACTCAACGCGGTCGCCGCAGCCCGCTTCATGGTGGGTCTCACCGCCGATGCCCCGTTGCCAACCCGGGACGCGGTGCTCTCTTCTTGTGCACAAGAGAAACTCTGGCGACCACGTCAGGCGCGCGGGTGGAGAGTGGACGTTGCCCTCCTAGAGCGCGAACTCGCCGCGGCAACAACCGCACAAGCCCGAGCCCGAGCCGAACTCGGATTCGATATGACCGACACCTCGACCGCCAGCGGAAGCGCAGCCATACACGAATGGCTTGCTCGCGTCGGTATCGCCGTCGTCGACCGCAACAACAATCCTTCGCTAGTCCGCGACAACTACGACAAAACTGTGATCCCCAAAACACCAGAAGCAGCCCAAGCATGGGCAACATTCCGCAGGGTCCGCAGTATCGCGTCGCGGATTGGGAAGCTCAGGGAGATCAAAGCGGCCCTTCGCGGCGATCGCATATTCTCCACCGTCTTCATCCGGTCAACCCGAACCGGTCGAGGCACCGTGGTGAAGCCCGCTCTCCAGAACATCAACCGCGACTTACGCCCACTTCTCATCGCAGACGAAGGGCGAGTTTTGTGCTCACTGGATTTCGAACAAGTCGAACCCCGAGTACTTGCAGCTCTCGCCGGAGACACCGCCATGGCTGCCGCACTCGAAGCGGGCGACATCTACGCCGAGCTTGCCAAAACCATCAATGGACCCGCCTGCCTCGACGCTGAAGGAATCGTCACCGCAGAGGCCCGGGCTCAGGCCAAAGCAGCCCTCTTGGGCATTTTATACGGCAAGGGAATTCCCGCGATCGCATCGAGCCTCGGTGTCGATCGGACGCGAGCCAAATGGATCATTGATTCCATGTGGGATGCTTACCCGGGTTTGCGCCAATACGTCGATGGCCTCCGTGCTGACATGATCGCAGGCACTCCAGATCTAACACCTGACGGACGCCCGCTTCCCCGCGTCAAAGAACTCCATGTGATTTTGAACCACCGCATTCAAAGTTCCGCCGCCGACGTCTTCTACCAAGCCATCGCAAGAGTTGCTGCCCACATCCCAACCGACTATCTATTTCTCGGCATTCATGACGAGTTGGTTCTGAGCGTACCTGCCGGCCGGACTGAATTCGCCAAGCGCGCGCTTGCTGAGATGAACACCGTCTTCCATGGAATACCCATCCGAGGCCAAGCTGTCGAGTTGGGGATTGCCTGGAAGAAATAG